A stretch of the Vigna radiata var. radiata cultivar VC1973A chromosome 7, Vradiata_ver6, whole genome shotgun sequence genome encodes the following:
- the LOC106769566 gene encoding non-classical arabinogalactan protein 31 yields MAKTMPLVLFMLLVSVFAEELYTLPSPHPPTSAPLHPPTYPPANAPHHHHHHHHSPAPAPAPLHPHYPPAPAHPPTHHHHHHPSAPVHPPLNPPLVPVHPPLNPPVPLHPPVKPPVPVHPPVPVPVHPPVKPSVPVHPPVKPSVPVHPPVKPPVPVHPPVPAHPPVPVHPFPRSFVAVQGVVYVKSCKYAGVDTLLGATPLLGAVVKLQCNNTKYKLVETTKSDKNGYFYVEAPRRITTYGAHKCNVVLVSAPGGLKASNLHGGVTGAVLRPEKPFLSKKLPFVLYTVGPLAFEPKCHY; encoded by the exons ATGGCCAAAACCATGCCATTAGTTCTGTTCATGCTCCTTGTCAGTGTCTTTGCTGAAGAGCTTTACACTCTTCCTTCACCTCACCCTCCCACATCAGCCCCACTTCACCCCCCAACTTACCCACCTGCAAACGCCCctcaccaccatcaccaccaccaccactcaCCGGCACCAGCCCCTGCACCTCTCCACCCGCATTACCCTCCAGCCCCTGCTCACCCTCCaactcatcatcatcaccatcacccTTCTGCTCCTGTTCATCCTCCTCTCAACCCTCCGCTTGTTCCAGTTCACCCTCCTCTTAACCCTCCAGTTCCACTTCATCCTCCTGTCAAGCCTCCTGTTCCCGTTCACCCTCCCGTTCCAGTTCCAGTTCACCCTCCTGTCAAGCCTTCGGTTCCAGTTCACCCTCCTGTCAAGCCTTCGGTTCCAGTTCACCCTCCTGTCAAGCCTCCGGTTCCAGTTCACCCTCCGGTTCCTGCTCACCCTCCTGTTCCAGTGCACCCCTTCCCTAGAAGCTTTGTGGCAGTTCAAGGTGTTGTCTACGTCAAGTCCTGCAAGTATGCTGGAGTTGACACTCTCTTAGGAGCCACACCACTGCTTG GTGCTGTTGTGAAGCTCCAATGCAACAACACGAAGTACAAGCTGGTCGAAACCACCAAGAGTGACAAGAACGGTTACTTCTACGTGGAAGCGCCGAGGAGGATCACAACGTACGGGGCTCACAAGTGCAATGTGGTTCTGGTTAGTGCACCCGGTGGCCTGAAAGCCTCAAATCTCCATGGTGGTGTCACTGGTGCTGTTCTGAGGCCAGAGAAGCCATTTTTGTCTAAGAAGCTTCCCTTTGTGCTCTACACTGTTGGGCCTCTGGCGTTTGAGCCAAAATGCCATTATTAG